A single Sporosarcina sp. FSL W8-0480 DNA region contains:
- the fliR gene encoding flagellar biosynthetic protein FliR, translating to MEALLPSIAVYLLVLTRVTAFIITVPLFSYRAIPSTHRIIFAALLSWMMVYTIDAPELQIDGLYILLVIKEATTGLFIGIIAYIVISAIQVAGGFIDFQMGFAIANVIDPQTGAQSPLLGQFFNVLAMLLLLTLNGHHMLLDGIFYSYRFIPIDMLWPSFGSERVVEFVIKTFATSFAIAFQMSVPIVATLFLVDLALGITARTVPQLNIFVVGFPIKIGVSFLVLATMFTVMITMMRKLFEVMIAAMRDLMLLLGGG from the coding sequence ATGGAAGCTCTTTTACCTTCTATAGCTGTCTATTTATTAGTTTTAACAAGGGTAACAGCCTTTATCATAACTGTGCCGCTATTTTCATACCGTGCGATTCCTTCGACGCATAGAATTATTTTTGCAGCTCTATTATCTTGGATGATGGTATATACCATCGATGCACCCGAACTGCAGATTGATGGCTTATATATATTGCTTGTTATTAAGGAGGCAACAACCGGACTTTTTATCGGTATAATTGCCTATATTGTCATTTCGGCAATTCAGGTTGCTGGTGGGTTTATCGATTTTCAAATGGGGTTTGCGATAGCAAACGTTATCGATCCGCAAACAGGCGCACAATCTCCGTTATTGGGACAGTTTTTTAATGTTTTAGCCATGTTGCTCTTATTGACGTTGAATGGTCATCATATGCTATTGGATGGAATTTTTTATAGTTATCGCTTTATACCCATCGATATGCTTTGGCCGTCTTTCGGGAGTGAACGTGTCGTCGAGTTCGTCATTAAGACATTTGCTACATCATTTGCAATCGCATTTCAAATGTCAGTTCCAATCGTCGCAACCTTATTTTTAGTCGACCTTGCACTTGGGATAACAGCAAGGACAGTACCGCAATTAAATATATTCGTTGTCGGTTTTCCGATTAAAATAGGAGTTAGTTTTCTAGTACTTGCGACAATGTTTACGGTAATGATTACGATGATGCGTAAATTGTTTGAAGTGATGATTGCCGCAATGAGGGATCTTATGCTTCTCTTAGGGGGTGGCTAA
- the flhB gene encoding flagellar biosynthesis protein FlhB: MIRLDLQFFAGEKTEKATPKKRQDSRKKGQVLKSQDVTSAVVLLSIFLFLFFTAGLMRDRFFVFFNHSFTEFLSIKSLSIDSSMMIYKDMIIQMAYILLPIMAIAVIASIAGNLFQFGLLFTTEPLKFDLKKIDPIKGLKRIFSIRALVELMKSLLKISFIGFATTLLLVMNLDKVLGLAYKTPENTLLTVGQLVGLMGIVASFVLLFIAILDFFYQKFDYEKNLRMSKQDIKDEYKNTEGDPIIKSRIKQRQREMAMRRMMQEVPQADVVITNPTHYAIALKYDDEKMDAPIVIAKGADFIAQKIKIIAKENNIVMVENRPLARALYDDLEIGDRIPDQFFKTVAEILAYVYRIQRKI; encoded by the coding sequence ATGATTAGACTTGATCTACAGTTCTTTGCCGGTGAAAAAACTGAAAAAGCCACTCCGAAGAAACGACAGGATTCACGAAAAAAAGGACAGGTATTGAAGAGTCAGGATGTGACGAGTGCAGTTGTCCTTCTCAGCATTTTTCTATTTCTTTTTTTTACAGCAGGTCTTATGCGGGATCGTTTTTTTGTGTTTTTCAACCATTCATTTACTGAGTTTTTATCTATTAAATCACTATCGATTGATAGTTCCATGATGATCTATAAAGACATGATTATCCAGATGGCATATATTTTATTACCGATTATGGCAATTGCTGTAATTGCAAGTATTGCCGGTAATCTGTTCCAATTTGGGCTATTGTTCACTACTGAGCCATTGAAATTCGATTTGAAAAAGATTGATCCAATAAAAGGATTAAAACGTATTTTCTCGATCCGGGCTCTTGTGGAGCTTATGAAGTCGTTATTGAAAATCTCATTCATTGGTTTTGCAACAACACTATTGCTTGTCATGAATTTAGATAAAGTTTTGGGCCTTGCTTATAAGACTCCCGAAAATACGCTGCTTACTGTTGGTCAATTGGTTGGTCTTATGGGAATTGTGGCTTCCTTTGTTCTTTTATTTATCGCTATATTAGATTTCTTTTACCAGAAATTTGACTATGAAAAAAACCTTCGAATGTCCAAACAGGATATTAAGGATGAATATAAAAATACTGAAGGGGACCCAATCATCAAATCGCGAATAAAGCAGCGTCAAAGAGAGATGGCTATGAGAAGGATGATGCAAGAAGTCCCGCAGGCGGATGTAGTCATTACAAACCCAACTCACTACGCGATTGCATTGAAATACGATGATGAAAAGATGGATGCCCCGATTGTCATTGCAAAAGGGGCAGATTTTATCGCCCAAAAGATCAAAATAATAGCCAAAGAGAATAATATTGTTATGGTGGAGAATCGTCCTTTGGCAAGAGCCCTTTACGACGATCTTGAGATTGGTGATCGAATACCTGATCAGTTTTTCAAAACCGTTGCTGAAATCTTGGCGTACGTTTACAGAATACAAAGAAAAATTTAG
- a CDS encoding MinD/ParA family protein — protein MRDQAEALRLKMLKAKGELARSIAIVSGKGGVGKSNFSINFAHSLIKKGKKVIVIDMDIGMGNISILLGESPKNSLQDYLIGDMELEDVINVENEGLVYISGGSGLDSVLEWSEDTLNRLFTAFEQLQQEYDFILFDMAAGATQQSIDLILSVDEVIVISTTEPTSITDAYSMMKFIYLKDQEKEFHIVSNRLTKRDGGNDAVKRLQFAMRKFLDKETAILGFLPEDPSVQKAVLAQKPFLLLYPNAPISKCMSAIADKFVHLNETELKRETGFIGKLKGIFMKGRQ, from the coding sequence ATGCGTGATCAAGCCGAAGCACTTAGATTGAAAATGTTGAAGGCCAAGGGTGAATTAGCGCGATCTATTGCAATTGTTAGTGGAAAAGGAGGAGTAGGAAAATCTAACTTTTCCATTAACTTTGCGCACTCCCTTATAAAAAAAGGAAAGAAAGTCATTGTTATTGATATGGATATAGGTATGGGCAATATTTCAATTCTTTTAGGGGAATCACCGAAAAACAGTTTGCAAGACTATTTAATTGGTGATATGGAATTGGAAGATGTTATTAATGTTGAAAATGAAGGGTTGGTATATATATCGGGTGGATCGGGGTTAGATAGCGTACTGGAATGGTCCGAGGACACGTTAAATCGTTTATTTACTGCTTTCGAACAATTACAGCAAGAATACGATTTCATCCTTTTTGATATGGCGGCAGGTGCCACCCAGCAATCTATCGATCTAATTCTATCCGTAGATGAGGTCATTGTTATCTCTACGACTGAACCTACGTCCATTACGGATGCATATTCCATGATGAAATTCATCTATCTGAAAGATCAAGAGAAAGAGTTCCATATTGTCAGCAATCGACTGACCAAACGAGATGGTGGAAACGACGCAGTAAAAAGGTTGCAATTTGCAATGCGAAAGTTTTTAGATAAGGAAACAGCAATTTTAGGTTTTCTACCTGAAGATCCATCTGTACAAAAAGCTGTATTAGCCCAAAAACCCTTTTTACTCCTTTATCCGAACGCTCCAATTTCAAAATGTATGTCGGCAATAGCCGATAAATTTGTCCATTTGAATGAAACAGAGCTGAAAAGAGAGACTGGATTCATTGGCAAATTGAAGGGGATTTTTATGAAAGGGCGTCAATAA
- the flhF gene encoding flagellar biosynthesis protein FlhF, which yields MKMKKYTAETMVEAMKQVRKDLGEEAVILSSSVVKSKGFLGMFRKKSVEVVAGLDRNVTKPAEPPILPQYSPVVKKTDSEIQKEMNEMKKLLQEMKQVASFGSLPEELQPLLASLEQQDLSKEMVLKIGTEIFSLMKSEKKDFTMAEQLQIVKDFMMKQYSDLPFGGISFNKKYVNLLGPTGVGKTTTIAKIAARAVLENRKKIGFITTDTYRIAAIEQLRTYANLLQAPVEVVYNSNDFKAAIDKMKDLDLIFIDTAGRNYMEKKFLDDLNRIIDFSINMESFLVLSVTSKEADMRKIIEMFSSFPIEKFIFTKVDETGSIGQMFNLMKEYKIGTAYFTDGQEVPEDIMEANLEAMLNLLLVGVKHA from the coding sequence ATGAAGATGAAGAAATATACAGCGGAGACAATGGTTGAAGCGATGAAGCAAGTACGAAAGGATCTGGGGGAGGAAGCCGTCATACTTAGCTCATCCGTTGTTAAATCGAAAGGTTTTTTGGGGATGTTCAGAAAAAAGTCCGTGGAAGTTGTTGCCGGGTTGGACAGGAATGTGACGAAACCGGCTGAACCGCCAATACTCCCGCAATATTCACCAGTCGTGAAAAAGACTGATTCAGAAATTCAAAAAGAAATGAATGAGATGAAGAAACTTTTACAGGAAATGAAACAAGTGGCGTCTTTCGGAAGCCTTCCTGAAGAATTACAACCTTTGCTTGCATCATTGGAGCAACAAGATCTGTCTAAAGAGATGGTGTTAAAAATTGGCACTGAAATTTTCTCTTTAATGAAGTCAGAGAAGAAAGACTTCACAATGGCGGAACAGCTTCAGATTGTAAAAGATTTTATGATGAAACAGTATTCTGATTTACCATTCGGTGGCATTTCATTTAATAAAAAATACGTAAACCTACTTGGACCGACTGGTGTAGGAAAAACAACTACAATTGCTAAGATTGCAGCGAGAGCGGTTCTGGAAAATAGGAAAAAGATTGGATTTATAACAACTGATACATATCGAATTGCAGCAATTGAGCAACTTAGGACATATGCAAACTTACTGCAGGCACCAGTTGAAGTAGTTTATAACAGCAATGATTTTAAAGCAGCGATAGATAAAATGAAAGATCTTGATTTGATATTTATCGATACTGCCGGACGTAATTATATGGAAAAGAAATTTTTGGACGATTTGAACCGTATTATTGATTTTTCGATTAATATGGAATCTTTCCTTGTCCTATCCGTTACATCAAAGGAAGCTGATATGAGGAAGATTATCGAGATGTTTTCCTCATTCCCGATTGAGAAATTCATTTTCACTAAAGTGGATGAAACCGGCTCGATTGGTCAAATGTTTAATTTGATGAAAGAATATAAAATAGGGACGGCATATTTTACGGACGGTCAGGAAGTGCCTGAGGATATTATGGAGGCTAATCTTGAAGCAATGCTCAATCTGCTATTGGTAGGTGTTAAACATGCGTGA
- the flhA gene encoding flagellar biosynthesis protein FlhA, producing the protein MQFKDIGILTAVIMIVAMLVIPLPPWLLSFLIIINITLALMVLLTSMNMQEALQFSIFPSLVLLLTLFRLGLNVSTTRAILSKGDAGGVVDTFGTFVTGGNIVVGLVVFAILVIIQFVVITKGAERVSEVAARFTLDAMPGKQMSIDADLNAGMISESEARMRREKVSNEADFYGAMDGATKFVKGDAIAGIIIVIINLLVGMIIGVVQMGLPFAEAAMKFSQLTVGDGIVSQIPALLTSTATGIVVTRAASEGNLGSDITKQLFGQPKLLYVAATTIFLLGLFTPIQDFVTIPIAASLAIGAYIMSKKPDENPDELLEMAEEVETEGMKSPENVVNLLNVDPIEFEFGYGLIPLVDAQQGGDLLDRVVMIRRQLALELGLVIPVVRIRDNIQLQPNEYRIKIKGNELAKGDLLLDHYLAMSPGGDDSISGIDTIEPSFGLPAKWITEDVKEDAEIMGYTVVDPPSVVSTHLTEVIRANAADLIGRQETKQLVDHISETYPILVEELTPTPLSIGEIQKVLAKLLRENVSIRNLPIIFETLADYSKYTSDIDLLTEYVRQSLARQITTQYSAGVDTLKVLTVSGKIEKLIADNIQQTEQGNYLSINPSHSQEILESIAREIERVALMDQSPVILCSPAIRMYLRQITERYFPQIPVLSYNELEASIEIQSVGVVEI; encoded by the coding sequence ATGCAATTTAAGGATATTGGTATATTGACGGCAGTCATTATGATAGTCGCCATGCTTGTCATCCCATTACCGCCTTGGTTATTGAGCTTTTTAATAATTATTAATATTACGCTCGCCCTAATGGTTTTATTGACTTCGATGAATATGCAGGAAGCTTTACAGTTTTCAATTTTCCCTTCTTTAGTTTTATTGCTAACACTATTTCGTCTTGGATTAAATGTTTCAACGACACGGGCAATTCTTTCAAAAGGAGATGCCGGTGGCGTTGTTGATACGTTTGGAACATTTGTTACAGGGGGGAATATTGTTGTAGGTCTTGTTGTCTTTGCCATTTTAGTAATTATTCAATTCGTCGTCATAACAAAAGGTGCGGAACGCGTTTCTGAAGTTGCAGCACGTTTCACGTTAGATGCGATGCCGGGTAAACAGATGAGTATTGATGCGGATTTAAATGCAGGTATGATTTCCGAATCAGAAGCAAGAATGCGCCGTGAAAAAGTTAGTAATGAGGCGGATTTTTATGGAGCGATGGATGGAGCGACAAAATTTGTTAAGGGTGATGCCATTGCTGGTATCATCATTGTAATCATAAACCTCCTTGTAGGGATGATTATAGGGGTTGTTCAAATGGGCTTGCCATTTGCAGAAGCCGCCATGAAATTTTCCCAACTAACAGTAGGTGATGGGATTGTATCCCAAATACCTGCATTGCTCACTTCGACAGCAACTGGTATCGTCGTAACACGGGCAGCTTCCGAGGGGAATCTTGGCTCTGATATTACTAAGCAACTATTTGGACAACCAAAACTTCTCTATGTGGCTGCAACAACGATTTTCCTGTTAGGCCTTTTTACACCAATTCAAGATTTCGTCACGATTCCAATTGCAGCGTCATTGGCAATAGGCGCATACATAATGTCTAAAAAGCCGGACGAGAATCCGGACGAATTGTTGGAAATGGCGGAGGAAGTTGAAACAGAAGGTATGAAAAGTCCGGAAAACGTTGTCAACCTATTGAATGTTGACCCAATCGAATTTGAATTCGGGTATGGACTTATTCCGTTGGTAGACGCCCAGCAAGGAGGTGACCTACTTGACCGGGTTGTTATGATTAGAAGGCAGCTTGCACTTGAGTTAGGATTGGTCATTCCAGTCGTACGGATTAGGGATAATATTCAACTTCAACCGAATGAGTATAGAATTAAAATCAAAGGGAATGAGTTGGCAAAGGGAGACCTTCTTCTTGATCATTATCTCGCAATGAGTCCAGGCGGTGATGATTCCATCAGTGGAATAGATACGATAGAGCCTTCATTTGGCTTGCCAGCAAAATGGATTACAGAGGATGTTAAAGAAGATGCTGAAATTATGGGCTATACTGTCGTAGACCCGCCAAGCGTCGTATCAACCCATCTTACAGAAGTGATTCGTGCAAATGCAGCTGATCTAATTGGTCGCCAGGAAACAAAACAACTTGTAGATCACATTAGTGAAACCTATCCGATATTGGTAGAAGAACTTACACCTACGCCACTTTCAATTGGTGAAATCCAGAAAGTATTGGCCAAGTTATTAAGAGAGAATGTTTCAATCCGCAATCTTCCTATTATATTTGAAACTCTCGCGGATTACTCGAAATATACATCTGATATCGATTTATTAACAGAATATGTCCGACAATCACTTGCACGGCAAATTACAACCCAATACTCGGCCGGGGTGGATACATTAAAAGTATTGACCGTGTCAGGGAAAATTGAAAAGTTAATTGCTGATAACATCCAGCAAACCGAGCAAGGAAACTATCTATCCATCAACCCGTCACACTCACAAGAGATTTTGGAATCGATAGCAAGAGAGATAGAAAGGGTGGCATTGATGGATCAATCACCTGTCATTCTTTGTTCGCCGGCAATACGAATGTACTTAAGGCAAATTACAGAGAGATACTTCCCGCAAATACCTGTTTTATCATACAATGAACTTGAAGCATCAATTGAAATCCAAAGTGTAGGGGTGGTGGAAATTTGA